One segment of Prionailurus bengalensis isolate Pbe53 chromosome X, Fcat_Pben_1.1_paternal_pri, whole genome shotgun sequence DNA contains the following:
- the LOC122477388 gene encoding testis-expressed protein 13D-like, translating to MAVDFGDHASGFRHTDVIRFINDEVLVNGGGPDFYAALRSLPWDDVEERLRTVLADPQVPRAMKRACAWSALALSVRVGARQREQQERQVSRLQNQVDERETTTWALASELQRLRGERESAVAHLRSTQAALRQTLVECDALRGRLLQVERASRVVPLALERVPGPPAEPLGAIAWPRHADVVARELRSRLYFEARVPAPVAVLYMPGPPSPWAQAVQPALPVPVRYLLPFRAPFPVGFPVSPPLPPVVVMDAEAAVGPHQMPPLGIGPPGPRAAVGYQEGMVPRWDQRSCSQAEGPAILRSAVPLRDIRSLSQEGRQRPQGMVPVRDSWSQSQSQEEDPENTQEVVPLGDSWSHSQQEDPERAQGTVPIGESRSHNQEEGPERAQGVVPAGESRSQSQEEGPEWAKGMATLGDGWSQSQEDRAKRAWEMVPVGESWSHSQQEDQEVLRGVVPLGESWTQSQREGPENPQGMVTLWGSWSQSREEGPGWAQGMVPVGDSWSHSQEEDREMPQGVVLLRDSWSLSQEDVLERPQGMVSFGDIWSQSRKEGSERPRGVVLLKDNQGQSQEEGPENPQEMVPFGDSWSLSQEEGPAKAQGMVPFGGIWGLSQEEGSGRSQEMVTFGASRMSSWEEDPERPQEMGASGRHNQEEDPKRPQVMVPLGASRDHSQEEGPKRPQGMAPLVASRSSSHEEDPERPQEMLSLGASGNYSQEEGPRRPQGTGDRRGHSQQESPKRYPPGFRRSHSLEEGLQRPQATPQGDSWSCGVRESPMKQQPQGQKAKQPEGKKALGFLHQEKSASGCGPESWECPWCKAMNFSWRKACYKCKEGCVEVERGGPDPGPTH from the coding sequence ATGGCGGTCGACTTTGGGGACCACGCCAGCGGGTTCCGCCACACCGACGTGATCAGGTTCATCAACGACGAAGTCCTCGTGAACGGCGGTGGGCCGGATTTCTACGCGGCCTTGCGCTCGCTGCCCTGGGACGACGTAGAGGAGCGGCTTCGCACGGTCCTGGCCGACCCGCAGGTGCCGCGCGCCATGAAGAGGGCCTGTGCGTGGAGCGCGCTCGCCTTGAGCGTGCGCGTGGGAGCCAGGCAGCGGGAGCAGCAGGAGCGCCAGGTCTCGCGGCTGCAGAACCAAGTAGACGAGCGCGAGACGACTACCTGGGCCCTGGCCTCCGAGCTGCAGCGGCTGCGCGGGGAGCGCGAGTCGGCGGTCGCACACCTGCGCTCCACACAGGCCGCCCTGCGGCAGACTCTGGTCGAGTGTGACGCGCTTCGTGGGCGGCTGCTCCAGGTGGAGAGGGCCTCCCGGGTCGTGCCGCTGGCCCTCGAGAGAGTGCCTGGGCCTCCGGCCGAGCCACTTGGGGCCATAGCATGGCCCCGGCATGCAGATGTGGTGGCCAGGGAGCTGCGCAGCAGGCTGTACTTTGAGGCCCGGGTGCCGGCCCCGGTGGCTGTCCTTTACATGCCGGGACCCCCGAGTCCCTGGGCTCAGGCCGTACAGCCCGCTCTGCCAGTGCCCGTGCGGTACTTGCTTCCGTTCCGTGCCCCGTTCCCCGTGGGATTCCCCGTCTCGCCACCTCTGCCGCCAGTAGTAGTCATGGATGCAGAAGCTGCAGTAGGTCCACATCAGATGCCTCCTCTGGGGATCGGGCCACCTGGTCCACGTGCTGCAGTGGGCTACCAAGAGGGGATGGTCCCACGGTGGGACCAGAGGAGCTGCAGCCAGGCGGAAGGTCCTGCGATCCTCCGGAGTGCAGTCCCCCTGAGGGACATCAGAAGCCTTAGCCAAGAAGGTCGGCAGAGGCCTCAGGGGATGGTTCCTGTCAGAGATAGctggagccagagccagagccaggaaGAAGATCCAGAGAACACCCAAGAAGTGGTCCCCCTTGGGGATAGCTGGAGCCACAGCCAGCAAGAAGATCCAGAGAGAGCCCAGGGGACGGTTCCTATCGGGGAGAGCAGGAGCCACAACCAGGAGGAAGGTCCAGAGAGGGCCCAGGGGGTGGTTCCTGCTGGGGAGAGCCGGAGCCAGAGCCAGGAAGAAGGTCCAGAGTGGGCCAAAGGAATGGCCACCCTTGGGGATGGCTGGAGCCAGAGCCAGGAAGACCGTGCAAAGAGGGCCTGGGAGATGGTTCCCGTCGGGGAGAGCTGGAGCCATAGCCAGCAAGAAGATCAAGAGGTGCTCCGGGGGGTGGTCCCCCTTGGGGAGAGCTGGACCCAGAGTCAGCGAGAAGGTCCAGAGAACCCCCAAGGAATGGTCACCCTTTGGGGTAGCTGGAGCCAGAGCCGGGAAGAAGGTCCAGGGTGGGCCCAAGGAATGGTTCCTGTTGGGGATAGCTGGAGCCACAGCCAAGAAGAAGATCGAGAGATGCCCCAGGGGGTGGTACTTCTTAGGGATAGTTGGAGCCTCAGCCAGGAGGATGTTCTAGAGAGGCCTCAGGGGATGGTCTCCTTTGGGGATATCTGGAGCCAGAGCCGGAAAGAGGGTTCGGAGAGGCCTCGGGGGGTGGTACTCCTTAAAGATAACCAGGGCCAGAGCCAGGAAGAAGGTCCAGAGAATCCTCAGGAGATGGTTCCCTTTGGGGATAGTTGGAGTCTCAGCCAGGAAGAAGGGCCAGCAAAGGCCCAGGGGATGGTCCCCTTTGGGGGTATCTGGGGCCTCAGCCAGGAAGAAGGTTCGGGGCGATCCCAGGAGATGGTTACCTTTGGTGCCAGCAGGATGAGTAGCTGGGAAGAAGATCCAGAGAGGCCCCAGGAGATGGGGGCCAGTGGGAGACACAACCAGGAAGAAGATCCAAAGAGGCCTCAAGTGATGGTGCCCCTGGGGGCCAGCAGGGACCACAGCCAGGAAGAAGGTCCAAAAAGACCCCAAGGGATGGCCCCCCTTGTTGCCAGCAGAAGCAGTAGCCACGAAGAAGATccagagaggcctcaggagatgCTCTCCTTGGGGGCCAGCGGGAACTACAGCCAAGAAGAAGGTCCAAGAAGAccccaggggacaggggacagaagAGGCCATAGCCAGCAAGAAAGTCCAAAGAGGTACCCCCCGGGGTTTAGGAGGAGCCACAGCCTGGAAGAAGGTCTACAGAGGCCCCAGGCGACCCCCCAGGGGGACAGCTGGAGCTGTGGTGTGAGGGAAAGCCCAATGAAACAGCAGCCTCAGGGGCAGAAGGCCAAGCAACCAGAAGGGAAAAAAGCTCTGGGTTTCCTGCACCAGGAGAAGTCTGCCTCAGGCTGCGGCCCCGAGAGTTGGGAGTGCCCATGGTGTAAAGCCATGAATTTTTCATGGCGCAAGGCCTGCTATAAGTGCAAGGAAGGCTGTGTGGAAGTTGAGAGGGGAGGCCCGGACCCAGGACCAACTCACTGA